Sequence from the Camarhynchus parvulus unplaced genomic scaffold, STF_HiC, whole genome shotgun sequence genome:
AGACGGTGGGCGGGGCGCTGCGGCGctggggcggggcggggcggcccgcgggcggggccgggggcggggccgggcgccgcccccgccgggaGCTGGAGGCGCTGGTGGCGCTGGCGACGCGCTGGTGGCCcgggggtgctgggggtcctGGGCGAGAGCGGGAGCGGCTGCAGGCCCGGCTGCGGGGGCtgggccgggggcggggcctcgccTCGCCCGGACACGCCCCCGCCTCGCCCGGACACGCCCCCGCCTCGCCCGGCCCGTGGGGGGAGGGGCACggacagcaggaggaggaggaggaggagccaaaggaggagggggaggggccgaGCCGCAGCCCCGCCCCCCTGGACATGTTCGCCCCCCCcgaggaggagggggaggggcaaaGGGAGGGTGAGtgcgggggaggggcggggagaggggggggggggatttgggggggtgggggaggggcttgAGGTGTTGTGGGAGGGGTTtaaggggtgggggaggggtctggagggatggggaggggctTAGGGGTCCGGGGGAGGAgcctgaggggattttggggggttgggggagggGTTTCAGGGTTGGGGGAGGGGTTtaaggggtgggggaggggtcaaTGGGGGTTGGGGAGGGGCGCGCGCCCTGaccggcccctcccccccccagcGCTGCCCGAGGTGCTGTGGGAGTATCactgggggggggaggggcagggggacgGCGCCGCCCCCCCGGAGCTGTTCGGTCCATTCAGCAGCGCCCAGATGCAGGTGAGGGGGCCGGGGCCTGCAGAGGGGGCGGGGCATCGTCAGACCCCGCCCCCCTACATTGcattggggggaaattttggggagattctttttttctttttaagggcatttttgggtggatttcaggggttttggggacgTTTTTAAAAGGGTTGTGGGGGGttttaatggggatttttgggtggattttgaaGGATTTTAGGGAGGtttttaaggggattttggaggggcttttttgggtggattttaaggggttttgggagggataaggggatttttaagggggattttgagggacTTTGAGAATGGTTTTTTCTGgcgattttttggggcatttgaaCAcgtttttgggaggattttaaGAGGATTGTTGGGATGGTTTTAGGGAGGTTTTAAGGGGGTTTTtaggggggatttaggggaattttaatgggattttgaggggattttagagaggattttaaagggatttttgggtggattttaaggaatttttgggtggattttaaggaatttttgggaggatttaaaggggatttttgggaggatttttaaggaattttggggggcaGCTTATGAGGATTttaagggattttggggagggtttttagaagatttttgggtggattttcaGGAACTGTCGGGGAagtttttaagggatttttttggggggggatttgtgGGCGTGTCCCGCGCTgacccctcccctcccctccccccccaggAGTGGGCGGCCCAGGGGTACTTCCAGGGCGGGGGAGGGGCGCGGTGCCGCCGCGTGgacccccccaacccccctgGGCCCTTCTACGACTGCGGCCGCGTCGACTTCCAGCTCTACACCTGAAATCGCCGGAACTCGCCCAAAACCCCGCCCCGCGCAATAAACGCGACTCCGAGCCCGCGTTTGGGTGCaattcgggattttttggggtttttttctttttttttggggtccgcggtgggggaggggcggcccctcccccctctcctttggcagtgggggaggggccgcccctcccccctctGCGTCGgcggtgggggaggggcgggcgcGGCCTCAGGGCGGGGGAGCCTggggggggagagagaggggtgggggaggggccgggcccCAGAAacgcccccagaccccccagtGATGGCCCCGCCCCTCATTTGCATAACCCCGCCCCAATCCCATTGGTCCCGCCCCCTTTGCCACGCCCAAACACCTCTGagtggccccgccccctcagccccacccAAACATCTCCCagtggccccgccccctccctgGTTGGCCCCGCCCCACGGCCACACCCACCCCAGATCCCATTTTAGCCCTGCCCCGTTTGcggtttttcccttttctcccatttttccccaatttccccgtttttcaccccaaacctgaGCCCGTTCCCACTGCAGCCatttcccaatcccattttttcccattttaaccatttttccccgtttttgccCCAAACCTGAGCCCGTTCCCGCTGCAGCCGTTCCCCAAtcccgttttttcccgtttttcccatttttggccGTTTTTGCCCCAAACCTGAGCCCGTTCCCGCTGTAGCCGTGGTCGTGCTGCGCCGGCAGCGCCCGGAGCCGAGCGAGCGCCGCGGCCTCGGAGAGACCCTGCTTGGGCAGGCGGGGCCTGGAAACCAGTgcggaccagtatggaccagtatggaccagtacggaccagtataaatCAATATAAACCAGTGCGGACCAGtttaaaccagtataaaccagtatggaccagtataaatcaaaataaaccagtacggaccagtttaaaccagtataaaccagtacggaccagtttAAACCAGTAGGgaccagtatgaaccagtataAATCAATATAAAACAGTGTGCGCCAttataaaccagtataacccagtacagaccagtacggATCAATAACCAATCGATCCCAattccctcccagtacaaaccagtgtATAAtcccccagttccctcccagtacaaaccagtgcaccccaatccccccagttccctcccagtacaaaccagtgccccccaatccccccagttccctcccagtacaaaccagtataacccaatccccccagtccccccaatTCCCGTCCAATCTCTCTCAATGACCTCCCGGCGCCCCCCGGTGGCAGCGTTGGGAACTGCAGCGCCCTCCCAattccctcccagtataaaccagtataacgCTTCCCGTCCCAGTCCCTCCAActccctcccagtataaaccagtcccccccagtcccccc
This genomic interval carries:
- the CD2BP2 gene encoding CD2 antigen cytoplasmic tail-binding protein 2, with the protein product MLRRRVTFEEPPGEGEGPEEPPRKRRSVAVGGPGSRFPAQPSLDSDEDEEEEEEEEEEQQGPPVEGEPEELGEGRFDPHGHFLPRPQRERPDPCLEQIQGLEALVALATRWWPGGAGGPGRERERLQARLRGLGRGRGLASPGHAPASPGHAPASPGPWGEGHGQQEEEEEEPKEEGEGPSRSPAPLDMFAPPEEEGEGQREALPEVLWEYHWGGEGQGDGAAPPELFGPFSSAQMQEWAAQGYFQGGGGARCRRVDPPNPPGPFYDCGRVDFQLYT